GGTCGCCAGGGCAGCGTGCGCCTGTACATTGTTGTCAGCCAAAGCTTTTACCTCCCTGAACATGCGCCGGGCCAGCTGGCTGTCTTCGTGCTCAAAAGCCCCCTGCACCATTTCCAGCAGCATGGTAGCCTCCCGGCACATCTCATCAAGGCGGCTGATGGCCAGCAAATGAGGATCAAATTTTTCCTCGCCCTTCAGCACAAAGCGCCGGACAAACTGGGCCATGGCTTTGGCCGCATCGCCCACGCGCTCCAGACTGGTATTAATTTTCAGCACGGCCAGCACAAACCGCAGATCAATGGCGACCGGCGTGTGCAGGGCGATGATGCTTTCGCAGTGCCGCTCAATTTTCAACTCCCGGGTATTGATGCGCTTTTCCTGCCGCGATACCTCTTTCACCAGCGCCGGATCAGGCGCGTGCAAGGCCCGCTGACTGCGCTGAAGCTGCGCGAGCACCATGCCCCACATAGCATGTACCTCTTGTTTAAGTTGCTGAATTTCAAGTGCTAAGTGAGCCATTTCGGTAGTAATTGATGGAAGCCCTGCTGACTACGGCGGCTGGCGCCAACAATGAAATCAGCCGAAGCGGCCGGTGATGTAGTTCTGCGTCTGCTCGTGGCGGGGCTGAGTGAAGAGCCGGCTCGTATCATCGTACTCCACCAGGTGGCCATAGTTGAAGAAGGCCGTTTTATCGCTCACGCGGCCAGCCTGCTGCATGTTGTGGGTCACGATAAGAATGGTGTACTGCTGCTTCAGGGCATAAATCAGCTCCTCGATTTTGGCCGTGGAAATCGGGTCCAGGGCCGAGGCCGGCTCGTCCATGAGTAGAATATGGGGCTCGACGGCCAGTACGCGCGCAATACACAGGCGCTGCTGCTGCCCTCCCGACAAAGCCAGCGCCGACTTGCGCAGATCGTTTTTCACTTCATCCCAGAGCGCGGCCTGACGCAGCGATTTTTCGACCACCTCATCGAGCACGGCTTTGCTGCGGACGCCCTGCAGCACCAGCCCATACGTGACGTTGTCGTAGATGCTTTTCGGGAACGGATTCGGACGCTGAAACACCATGCCCACGCGCTTGCGCAGCTCCTCTACGGCTTGCTGGGGGCATATATATCCTGGCCCTGAATCAGAATGCTCCCTTCGTGGCGAAAGTCGCTGATAAAGTCGTTCATGCGGTTAAACAGCCGCAGAAACGTGGATTTGCCGCAGCCCGAAGGACCAATCAAGGCCGTCACCGTATGGGCTGCGATGGTCATGGAGATATCCTGCAGCACGTGGTTCGTGCCGTAGTACACATTCACGTGCTCAACTTCCAGTTCGGGCATCGGGCAAGGCAGATTAGGGGAAGTTAGGGCAAATGCCGCCGCCAGCGGTTACGCAGAAATATAGCCAGGCCATTCAGCCCGAACGTAATGAGCAGCAGCACAATAATAGCGGCGGCGGCGTTGAGACCGAAGGCCTGCTGTGGGCGCGAAATCCAGTTGAATATTTGGACGGGCAGCGCCGAAAACTCGTCCAGGGGGCTTTTTGGGGCAAACGGCACGTAGGCCAGCACTCCTAACACGAGCAGCGGGGCCGTTTCGCCTACGGCCCGCGACAAGGCCAGGATAATACCCGTCAGAATGCCGCCCATGGAGGCGGGCAGGACTTGATACCAGATGGTTTGCCAGCGCGTGGCGCCCAACGCATACGAGGCTTCGCGCAAGGTTTTGGGCACGGCCCGAATGGCCTCGCGGGTGGCCACAATGAGAATGGGCAGGATGAGCAGCGCCAGCGTGCAGCTGGCGGCCAGCACGCTGCTGCCCATGCGCAGCAGACGGACAAAAATATGGAGCCCTAGCAGGCCATAAATCACCGACGGAACCCCGGCCAGGTTGGTAATATTAATTTCGAGCAGGGCCGACCAGCGGCTTTTGCGGCCGTATTCCTCCAGGTAGACGCCCGCCGCCAAGCCCACCGGCACAGCAATAAAAGCAGTCAGTACCATAATCCAGACGGTGCCTAGCAGGGCCGTGTAAATGCCGGCCCGGGCGGGAAAACGTGAAGGAAGCGCACTCAAAAACTGCCAGTTCAGGCGGCCTAGGCCCGTGCGCAGAATATCGAGCAGAAACAGGGCCAGCAGCAGCAGACCGAGTAGCGTAGCCACCAGGCCCACCAGGCGGAAGGCGCGGTCGAGCAGGCGGTTTCGGGTCATGTTACTCATACTGCTCCCGAAATTTCTGGCGGAACCAATACCCCAAGTTGTTTAACACCAGGGTCAGGACGAAAAGGGTGATGCCGGCGGCAAAGATGGTATCGTACTCCAAGGTGCCGTAGGCTACGTCGCCGGAGCTGACCTGCACGATATAGGTGGTGATGGTTTCGACCGGCACCAGCGGATTGGCCGTCAGGCGGGGCTCCTGCCCGGCGGCAATGGCTACAATCATGGTTTCGCCTACGGCCCGCGAAATGGCCAGGATGACCGATACGGTGATGCCCGACGAAGCGGCCGGAACCACCACCCGCAGGGCGGTTTGCAGACGCGTAGCGCCCAGCGCGTAGGAGGCTTCGCGCAAGGAGCGGGGCACGGCCGTCAGCGCGTCTTCGCTCAGCGACGAAACCAGGGGCAAGATCATGATGCCCATTACGCTCCCGGCCGACAAAGCATTAAACCCCGCCATGCCGGGTAGCAGTCGTTGCAAAAATGGTGTGACTACGGTTAAAGCAAAAAAGCCATAAACCACGGTGGGCACCGCCGCCAGAATTTCGAGCAGGGGCTTCAGGGCGTTGCGAAAGCCCACCGTTGCGTACTCATTGAGGTAGATGGCAATGATGAGGCCTAGCGGAAGAGCCACGGCGATGGCCACGCCCGTGGTAAGAAAAGTGCCCGCCACCAAGGGCAGAATACCGAAATGCTTGTCAGCAAAAAGCGGCGTCCACTGCGTATCGGTCAAAAACGCGCCCAGCGGCACCTCCCGAAAAAAATGAGCGGCCTCCACGGCGAGCATCACAATAATGCCCCCGTGGTGAGTACGCTAATGCCCGCGCTCAGTGCCAGCAGGGCTTCAATGAGGCGTTCGGGTTGTTTCATGGCCAGGCAGCAGAAGCTAATGGGGTGATACGGTTACCGGAGTTGGGCTACAAACTCGTCGAAGCGGGTCTGCTGGCGGTGGTATTCGGTGGCGGGCAGCGGAATGTAGCCCACCTCCCGCGCTAAGTGCGGGGCCTGGGCCAGGTAAAAGCGAATGAAGGCCTGCACCTCGGGGCGGCGCGCGGCCACGCTGCTCACGTACAGCAGCAAGGGGCGAGAAAGGGGCGCATACGTATTATTTTTAACGGTTTCGACGGTGGGCGTTACCGGCCCGGCTCCGTTACTGGGCTGCTCGTCGTCGATGGGCACGAGCCGCAGAGCAGCTCGGTTGGCCTCATAATAGGCGAAGCCAAAAAAGCCCAGGGCCAGCGGGTCGGTGGAAACGCCCTGTACCAGCACGTTGTCGTCTTCGCTGGCCGTATAATCGCCCCGACTGGCGTGGCGCCGCCCCACAATGGCCTGAGTGAAATAGTCGTAGGTGCCGGAGGCGGTGCCAGCTCCAAACAGATGAATTTCGGCCGCTGGCCAGTCGGGCCGAATCTGGTTCCAGCGCAGGATGCGGTGCTGGGCCGCCGGCTCCCATAATTTCTTCAGCTCACTTACTTTCAGGTTGTTGACCCACGTGTTGCTGGGGTGCACCACCACGACCAGTCCATCGAAGGCCACCGTCAGGGGCAAATAAGCAATGTGCTGCGTTTCGCAATCCTGGCCTTCGCGGTCGGTGATGGGCCGCGAGGCGTTGGTCAGGTCAATCTCCCGTCGGCAGAACTTCTGAAAGCCGCCCCCAGTGCCCGATATGCCCACGGTAATTCGCGCCGCGGGCTGTTGCCGTGCGTATTCCTCCACTACCGCCTCCGTAATCGGAAATACGGTGCTGGAGCCGTCAATGCTGATTTTTTGGTTGGTCGCTACCTCGCCGCACGCTCCAGCCAGCAGTGCAAGCAGGAGGGATGCTCCCCGAAGGAAACCAGACCTGAGCAAATGGGTTGCAGCGGATCCCATGGTCAACGAAGCAGCGGTTACCAGATTTGCCCCCAAGCCGCTTCGCCGGCCTTCCCAGGGGTAACGTGGAGAAAGCGAATCAAATACAGCGGCTGTAACTCGCGCTCTTTTAACCAAATGCGTAAGAGATAGAGAAGGCAGAAAGGATACCAGCGCTGAAAGCTAAGCTAGTCACAAAATTAAACTAATAAAATAATAACTTGTGTTTTAAGGCTATTGGTGCTGGCTTCATCTCTTCGTTTGGTTGCTCGCCGCGACGTAATTGTGCGTCTGAGTTTGGGGGGCTTTTTTGCTACTTGCTATGACCGAACAACCCGCATCTTCGCTTTTTGCCGACCGCAATGGCGCCGAAATAGCCCAGCTGCTGGCTGAGCTGACCACCTTGCGTCAGGATATGGTAAGCGGAGTCGGGCTGGCCGGGAGCAGGCTGACGCGGGTACATCCCAATTTTCTGGTTAGCGCCCACAACCTATTGCATTATCTGGCGCTGCGCCGCCCCGATTTGCGCCCCCTGCAACAGCGGCTGGCGGTGCTGGGCCTATCATCTTTAGGGCGTGCCGAGGCCCATGCTCTGGCCAGCGTAGACGCCGTACTGGCCGTATTGCACGAGCTGGCCCAACCTGGTATACCTCATCCGCCGCCACCCGGCGCTATTGCGCCCGACTTTACGAGTGGGGGGCTTTTATTGGCAGAGCACAGTGAAGCCGTACTGGGGCCAGTGCCTGCCGCCCGCGACGTGCGCATTATGGTCACCTTGCCCACCGAAGCAGCCACTGATTATCCACTCGTGCGGGATCTGTTGCGTCAGGGTATGGACTGCGCGCGCATCAACTGCGCGCACGATGATCGGACTGCATGGCAGCAAATGATTGACCACCTGCGCCAAGCGGAGCAGGAGGTGGGCAGAACCTGCAAGATTAGTATGGACTTAGGCGGCGCAAAGCTCCGCACAACCGGCTTGCCCCCGCACCGGCCGTGCTGCGGGTCAGCCCCGTGCGCGACGATTTTGGCCGCGTGCTGGCGCCGGTCCGCCTCTGGCTTACCAGTCGGGATTTGCCGCATACGGCGCAGGCAACTGGAACGGTGCGCCTGTTCTTCCCCAGCAAGTGGCTACAGCAGTTAAGCCCCGGCGACGTCATTCGGTTTCGCGATTCTCGGGGCACCAAGCGCAAGCTGCGCGTGCGCAGCAGAAGTGCCGAAGGTTGCTGGGCGGAGTTGCGCAAAACGGCGTATCTGGTGCCCAGTACCCGCTTTCGGGGGCCGAAGGCGAAAGCTATGCTCCAGGAGATGCCCCGCTCAGAGTCTTTCTTACTGCTTCGCCCCGGCGACC
The window above is part of the Hymenobacter radiodurans genome. Proteins encoded here:
- the pstA gene encoding phosphate ABC transporter permease PstA — its product is MSNMTRNRLLDRAFRLVGLVATLLGLLLLALFLLDILRTGLGRLNWQFLSALPSRFPARAGIYTALLGTVWIMVLTAFIAVPVGLAAGVYLEEYGRKSRWSALLEINITNLAGVPSVIYGLLGLHIFVRLLRMGSSVLAASCTLALLILPILIVATREAIRAVPKTLREASYALGATRWQTIWYQVLPASMGGILTGIILALSRAVGETAPLLVLGVLAYVPFAPKSPLDEFSALPVQIFNWISRPQQAFGLNAAAAIIVLLLITFGLNGLAIFLRNRWRRHLP
- the pstC gene encoding phosphate ABC transporter permease subunit PstC is translated as MLAVEAAHFFREVPLGAFLTDTQWTPLFADKHFGILPLVAGTFLTTGVAIAVALPLGLIIAIYLNEYATVGFRNALKPLLEILAAVPTVVYGFFALTVVTPFLQRLLPGMAGFNALSAGSVMGIMILPLVSSLSEDALTAVPRSLREASYALGATRLQTALRVVVPAASSGITVSVILAISRAVGETMIVAIAAGQEPRLTANPLVPVETITTYIVQVSSGDVAYGTLEYDTIFAAGITLFVLTLVLNNLGYWFRQKFREQYE
- a CDS encoding pyruvate kinase → MTEQPASSLFADRNGAEIAQLLAELTTLRQDMVSGVGLAGSRLTRVHPNFLVSAHNLLHYLALRRPDLRPLQQRLAVLGLSSLGRAEAHALASVDAVLAVLHELAQPGIPHPPPPGAIAPDFTSGGLLLAEHSEAVLGPVPAARDVRIMVTLPTEAATDYPLVRDLLRQGMDCARINCAHDDRTAWQQMIDHLRQAEQEVGRTCKISMDLGGAKLRTTGLPPHRPCCGSAPCATILAACWRRSASGLPVGICRIRRRQLERCACSSPASGYSS
- a CDS encoding PstS family phosphate ABC transporter substrate-binding protein — protein: MGSAATHLLRSGFLRGASLLLALLAGACGEVATNQKISIDGSSTVFPITEAVVEEYARQQPAARITVGISGTGGGFQKFCRREIDLTNASRPITDREGQDCETQHIAYLPLTVAFDGLVVVVHPSNTWVNNLKVSELKKLWEPAAQHRILRWNQIRPDWPAAEIHLFGAGTASGTYDYFTQAIVGRRHASRGDYTASEDDNVLVQGVSTDPLALGFFGFAYYEANRAALRLVPIDDEQPSNGAGPVTPTVETVKNNTYAPLSRPLLLYVSSVAARRPEVQAFIRFYLAQAPHLAREVGYIPLPATEYHRQQTRFDEFVAQLR
- the phoU gene encoding phosphate signaling complex protein PhoU is translated as MAHLALEIQQLKQEVHAMWGMVLAQLQRSQRALHAPDPALVKEVSRQEKRINTRELKIERHCESIIALHTPVAIDLRFVLAVLKINTSLERVGDAAKAMAQFVRRFVLKGEEKFDPHLLAISRLDEMCREATMLLEMVQGAFEHEDSQLARRMFREVKALADNNVQAHAALATYIQDHPGQVQQALQILLLVRKLDRIGDEAKNIAEEIIFYLEAQVLRHQSGKHRGQ